A window of the Streptomyces luomodiensis genome harbors these coding sequences:
- a CDS encoding DUF3140 domain-containing protein has translation MAAKERGHDRDDTQKAFSEAVNMTAGELERWLDTDESKSVGQSDGGESVGHASGRRIVELLHTRKADLGEEDIAHMRKVVGYVHRHIKQRPSGDVTDTRWRYSLMNWGHDPLK, from the coding sequence ATGGCCGCAAAAGAACGGGGCCACGACCGGGACGACACCCAGAAGGCGTTCAGCGAGGCAGTCAATATGACCGCGGGGGAGCTGGAGAGATGGCTTGACACCGACGAGTCCAAGAGCGTGGGACAGAGCGATGGCGGCGAGAGCGTCGGCCATGCCTCCGGGCGTCGCATCGTCGAGCTTCTGCACACCAGGAAGGCCGACCTGGGCGAGGAGGACATCGCCCATATGCGCAAGGTCGTCGGCTACGTCCACCGGCACATCAAGCAGCGCCCCAGCGGGGACGTCACCGACACCAGATGGCGTTACTCCCTCATGAACTGGGGTCACGACCCGCTGAAGTGA
- a CDS encoding DUF2945 domain-containing protein, whose translation MTKKDKPHKGDKVSWKSHGQDVTGKVKKKITGRTRAAGRTVAASEEEPQYEVESDTSGRSAVHKPGALRKRGKSS comes from the coding sequence ATGACCAAGAAGGACAAGCCACACAAAGGCGACAAAGTCTCATGGAAGAGCCACGGCCAGGACGTGACCGGAAAGGTCAAGAAGAAGATCACCGGCCGTACCCGGGCAGCCGGCCGGACCGTCGCCGCGTCGGAGGAAGAACCGCAGTACGAGGTGGAAAGCGATACATCCGGTCGCTCGGCCGTGCACAAACCGGGAGCCCTGCGGAAGCGGGGCAAGAGCTCGTGA
- a CDS encoding class I SAM-dependent methyltransferase has translation MTADERRTRVREVRRRLAQEGPTWTRGFAADFPTVTVPERDCDQLRDVLISEGAQTVVEVGLAYASSALAIGEALVTVAPPRPRHIIIDPFQEREWSNAGWDLLRSAGLDAIASLMLAPSSIALPQLLTEGLVADAAFVDGSHRFHEVFVDFYYLRKIVRPGGLIVIDDAWAPSVRTALRYYERNLGWTVIPDAFPDGTLMKAAAAPRAESVPRCQAIRLPDPSFEPPFEEFHAF, from the coding sequence ATGACAGCGGATGAACGCAGGACACGGGTCCGGGAGGTACGCCGCCGGCTCGCGCAGGAAGGGCCGACGTGGACGCGGGGCTTCGCGGCGGACTTCCCGACGGTCACCGTGCCCGAGCGCGATTGCGACCAACTGCGCGACGTGCTGATCTCCGAGGGCGCGCAGACGGTCGTCGAGGTCGGTCTCGCCTACGCCAGTTCCGCGCTCGCGATCGGTGAGGCGCTGGTCACGGTCGCCCCGCCGCGTCCCCGGCACATCATCATCGACCCGTTCCAAGAACGTGAGTGGTCGAACGCGGGCTGGGACCTGCTGCGCTCCGCGGGGCTGGACGCGATCGCCTCGCTCATGCTCGCTCCTTCGTCGATCGCGCTCCCGCAACTCCTCACCGAGGGTCTGGTCGCCGACGCGGCCTTCGTGGACGGCAGTCACCGGTTCCACGAAGTCTTCGTCGATTTCTACTATCTTCGCAAGATCGTCCGGCCCGGCGGGCTGATCGTCATCGATGACGCCTGGGCGCCGTCGGTGCGCACCGCCCTGCGGTACTACGAGCGGAACCTGGGGTGGACGGTCATCCCCGACGCCTTCCCCGACGGAACCCTGATGAAGGCCGCCGCCGCCCCCCGGGCCGAGTCGGTGCCCCGGTGCCAGGCCATCCGCTTGCCTGATCCGTCGTTCGAGCCGCCCTTCGAAGAGTTCCACGCCTTCTGA
- a CDS encoding glutaredoxin domain-containing protein has product MTRAWTLPILLVLCGSVVAAGLFSSGSPGEAVTLLLVFALLAGVNSPLIFPRSIGALEAQRRSAVDGRPVVFWRSGCRYCLRLRIRLGRRAGRLHWVDIWRDPAGAAAVRAANDGNETVPTVLVAGRPHVNPDPAWVRAQLDADGG; this is encoded by the coding sequence ATGACGCGCGCTTGGACCTTGCCCATACTGCTCGTACTCTGCGGCTCAGTCGTCGCGGCCGGCCTGTTCTCCAGCGGGAGCCCCGGCGAGGCCGTAACGCTCCTGCTGGTGTTCGCGCTGCTCGCGGGCGTGAACTCGCCTCTGATCTTCCCGAGGTCGATCGGTGCGCTGGAGGCACAACGCCGCAGCGCGGTCGATGGCCGGCCGGTCGTCTTCTGGCGGTCGGGCTGTCGGTACTGTCTGCGGCTGCGTATCCGGTTGGGCCGCAGGGCCGGCCGGCTGCATTGGGTCGACATCTGGCGTGATCCGGCTGGAGCGGCAGCGGTGCGGGCGGCCAACGACGGCAATGAGACCGTACCGACCGTCCTCGTGGCGGGCCGGCCGCATGTCAACCCCGATCCCGCATGGGTGCGCGCACAGCTCGACGCGGACGGAGGTTGA
- a CDS encoding non-ribosomal peptide synthetase, whose translation MPARFSISPTERPPGAVAVRCDGRSPVTYAELDARCTRLANRLRARGVGPETVVAVSLTERADTLVALLAILRVGGVYLPLDTTAPAERRREVLGDSGARVELRDGPHPGAEPVLEGRADSPLAGTDPTDANTAYLLYTSGTTGRPKGVCVSRAGLATHLDDMAERLELVAEDRVLWFAAPHVDVALEQALTPLRVGATVVTRGPGLLSFDELADLIDRHAVTVANLPGGYWNTFASSLTGHHRAACRRLRLMISGSERMSARAVANWQRLLPDVPLLNAYGPTESVITSTLFRVPADRTPRDEIPIGTACGTRALRVLDQRMAPVPSGQVGELYIGGAPLARGYLARPATTAERFVPDPYADSPGALMYRTGDLVRETNGGDLEFVGRADDQVKIRGFRVEPAEVRIALERHPAVRHCAVLGRSAPGGRTTLVAYVVAPDTPAAELVALARRLLPPHMVPTVVPLSALPLTADGKLDRAALPEPAQATPDTTAVATTPDTTAGTIHEAELSATQKALAKIWQRMLRVPRVGKDDNFFALGGDSLAALQLAAELISAYGPDLPAQAVFSATTLAELAAVLDQVTGAAEAESAAAPHQPGQNGAHPATAGTAQPEDGGGLSAGQRSLWFLERWAPGTATYNVPWAFELSGPVEPTVLQAALRTVVARHEVLRSVFVEDLGEPRRVIRPDLTLDLELVDPADQEGSVHARLRAAARDPFDLERGPLFRAVLARGDEQRAERTVLLTVFHHLVWDELSLAVFERELAEAYTAALERREPALPPLTAGYDDFVAWQTRTAAGAPHRAALDHWARRLAGAPTLLRLPTDRPRPEHPCYDGATVEFAVPVSVGSRVRALARQEGATPFLVLLTSCAATLRRYSGQEDMVLGTPVAGRSRPEFEGLIGNFVNLLALRLDLSGEPTFRELLRRVRTAVLADFGHQDVPFEAVVDRVLGHRPTAHAPLVQAVFEMHRHADDGWRAGPLTARRALVPTGTAKFDVGWQVTDDGRSFHGVVEYNTGLFDADTVRELVEEWKALLRDAVHEPDTATRVWRGGTARPASESAPRGTAMDATPAEHRSSRPAPTATNARQSAARQSGRARPADEETLEHLLRSRPGGADPKRPAVVVEGAYLSHPELTASATRLAHRLRSLGVGPGVVVGVLAERSLDLVVALRAVVASGGAYLPLDPEHPAERLEHMVTEVAAPVVLAQRRFAHLLPAGEATVVDLDDPDRWAGESDQPPAPLAGPADPAYVIFTSGSTGRPKAVATSHRAIHNRLVWMDRRFPLAADDVVLQKTPFGFDVSVWEFFWPLMTGARLVLARPGGHRDPGYLRDLIMAERVTTVHFVPSMLRVFLAQPGVEDCRSLRRTVCSGEELPPRLVNDFLGRMPGVLHNLYGPTEAAVDVSAWRCRPLPRTAGTTPIGRPISGVRLHVLDSTGEPVPAGAPGELYIGGVAVAIGYLNQPRLTADRFVPDPFRDDGSRLYRTGDAARRREDGELEYLGRLDDQMKIRGQRVEPGEIEAVLEGHPAVSTAVAVLVPDGEDHRLQAYVVVAPGDEVDAAELRDRAGSVLPDHMVPTHFRRLSAVPLTANGKVDRSVLRAGDAGDPLPSGAPLPEAGGADGDEPVEHVLNRIWSMVLNVPGLHRDQDLFTSGAHSLNAVRVRARIAVALHTDIPLRAMFESRTVAELARSVRASADSVDEVERRASAVASLPPLGDAEWVRAVTELDVEVR comes from the coding sequence ATGCCCGCACGGTTCAGCATTTCCCCCACCGAGCGGCCGCCTGGAGCGGTGGCCGTACGGTGCGACGGACGTTCCCCCGTCACCTATGCCGAACTCGACGCCCGCTGTACCCGACTGGCCAACCGCCTGCGGGCACGCGGCGTCGGTCCGGAGACCGTCGTCGCCGTCTCCCTGACCGAACGCGCCGACACCTTGGTGGCCCTGCTCGCCATTCTGCGGGTGGGCGGCGTCTACCTGCCGCTGGACACCACGGCACCGGCCGAGCGCCGGCGGGAGGTGCTGGGGGACAGCGGTGCCCGCGTGGAGCTGCGCGACGGCCCGCACCCCGGTGCCGAGCCCGTTCTGGAGGGCCGGGCCGATTCCCCTCTGGCCGGCACCGACCCCACGGACGCCAACACGGCGTACCTCCTCTACACCTCGGGGACCACTGGGCGCCCCAAGGGCGTGTGCGTCTCCCGCGCGGGCCTGGCCACGCACCTCGACGACATGGCCGAGCGGCTGGAACTGGTGGCGGAGGACCGCGTTCTGTGGTTCGCCGCGCCCCATGTGGACGTCGCGCTGGAGCAGGCCCTGACACCCCTGCGGGTCGGCGCCACCGTGGTGACGCGCGGACCCGGGTTGCTGTCCTTCGATGAACTGGCCGATCTCATCGATCGCCACGCGGTGACCGTCGCCAACCTGCCGGGTGGTTACTGGAACACGTTCGCCTCGTCCCTGACCGGACATCACCGTGCCGCCTGCCGACGGCTGAGACTGATGATCTCGGGCAGTGAACGCATGTCCGCCCGTGCGGTGGCGAACTGGCAGCGGCTCCTTCCGGACGTGCCACTGCTCAACGCCTACGGACCCACCGAATCCGTCATCACCTCGACCCTCTTCCGGGTGCCGGCCGATAGGACACCGCGGGACGAGATTCCCATCGGCACCGCCTGCGGGACGCGCGCCCTGCGCGTGCTGGACCAGCGGATGGCGCCCGTCCCCAGCGGACAGGTCGGCGAGTTGTACATCGGCGGTGCTCCACTGGCCCGGGGATACCTGGCCCGTCCGGCGACGACCGCGGAACGCTTCGTGCCCGATCCGTACGCGGACTCCCCGGGTGCCCTGATGTACCGCACCGGCGACCTGGTCCGGGAGACCAACGGCGGGGACCTGGAATTCGTCGGCCGCGCCGACGACCAGGTGAAGATCAGAGGCTTCCGAGTGGAGCCGGCGGAGGTGCGGATCGCCCTGGAACGCCACCCCGCGGTACGTCACTGCGCCGTACTGGGGCGGTCCGCCCCCGGCGGCCGAACCACCCTGGTCGCCTACGTAGTGGCCCCCGACACCCCCGCCGCGGAGCTGGTGGCCCTGGCCCGCCGATTACTTCCGCCGCATATGGTGCCCACTGTCGTACCGCTGTCGGCCCTGCCGCTGACCGCGGACGGCAAACTGGACCGAGCGGCCCTCCCCGAACCCGCCCAGGCCACCCCCGACACCACCGCCGTCGCCACCACCCCCGACACCACCGCCGGAACCATCCACGAGGCGGAGCTGTCCGCCACACAGAAGGCGCTGGCCAAGATCTGGCAGAGAATGCTGCGCGTACCGCGGGTCGGCAAGGACGACAACTTCTTCGCCCTGGGCGGTGACTCGCTGGCCGCGCTGCAACTGGCCGCCGAACTCATCAGCGCATACGGGCCCGACCTGCCCGCCCAAGCGGTCTTCTCCGCGACCACGCTGGCCGAACTGGCCGCCGTCCTCGACCAGGTCACCGGTGCGGCCGAGGCGGAGTCCGCCGCGGCCCCGCACCAGCCCGGACAGAACGGCGCGCACCCCGCCACCGCGGGCACCGCCCAGCCGGAGGACGGCGGCGGCCTGTCGGCCGGCCAGCGGTCGCTGTGGTTCCTGGAGCGCTGGGCGCCGGGGACGGCCACCTACAACGTGCCCTGGGCGTTCGAGCTCAGCGGTCCGGTCGAGCCCACCGTGCTCCAAGCGGCCCTGCGCACGGTCGTGGCCAGGCACGAGGTGCTGCGCTCGGTCTTCGTCGAGGACCTCGGCGAGCCGCGGCGCGTGATCCGCCCGGATCTGACGCTCGACCTGGAGCTCGTGGACCCGGCGGACCAGGAGGGGTCGGTCCACGCCCGGCTGCGGGCCGCGGCCCGGGACCCGTTCGACCTGGAGCGCGGCCCGCTGTTCCGAGCGGTCCTGGCACGCGGAGACGAGCAGCGGGCGGAGCGGACGGTCCTGCTCACCGTCTTCCACCACCTGGTCTGGGACGAGCTGTCCCTGGCGGTCTTCGAGCGCGAACTCGCCGAGGCGTACACCGCGGCCCTGGAGCGGCGCGAGCCCGCCCTGCCGCCGCTGACCGCCGGTTACGACGACTTCGTCGCCTGGCAGACGAGGACGGCCGCCGGCGCGCCGCACCGAGCCGCGCTCGACCACTGGGCCCGCCGTCTGGCCGGTGCGCCGACCCTGCTGCGGCTGCCCACCGACCGGCCCCGGCCGGAACACCCCTGCTACGACGGCGCCACCGTGGAGTTCGCGGTGCCGGTGAGCGTCGGCTCCCGGGTGCGCGCCCTGGCCCGGCAGGAGGGCGCCACCCCCTTCCTCGTGCTGCTCACTTCCTGTGCCGCGACGCTGCGCAGGTACAGCGGCCAGGAGGACATGGTGCTCGGCACCCCCGTGGCCGGCCGGAGCAGGCCCGAGTTCGAAGGACTGATCGGAAACTTCGTCAACCTGCTCGCCCTGCGCCTCGACCTCTCCGGCGAGCCCACCTTCCGGGAGCTGTTGCGCAGGGTCCGCACCGCCGTGCTGGCCGACTTCGGCCACCAGGACGTGCCGTTCGAGGCCGTGGTGGACCGGGTGCTCGGCCACCGCCCGACCGCACACGCCCCCCTGGTACAGGCGGTCTTCGAGATGCACCGGCACGCCGACGACGGGTGGCGGGCCGGACCGCTCACCGCCCGTCGTGCGCTGGTCCCCACCGGGACCGCGAAGTTCGACGTCGGCTGGCAGGTCACCGACGACGGACGCAGCTTCCACGGAGTGGTCGAGTACAACACCGGGCTCTTCGACGCGGACACCGTGCGGGAACTGGTCGAGGAGTGGAAGGCCCTGTTGCGCGACGCGGTGCACGAGCCGGACACCGCGACCCGCGTCTGGCGAGGGGGCACGGCGCGCCCCGCGTCCGAGTCGGCACCGAGGGGAACGGCCATGGATGCCACACCAGCTGAGCACCGGTCGAGCAGACCGGCACCGACCGCCACCAACGCGCGGCAATCCGCCGCCCGGCAAAGCGGCCGGGCGCGCCCGGCCGACGAGGAGACCTTGGAACACCTGCTCCGTTCCCGCCCCGGCGGTGCCGATCCGAAGCGGCCCGCGGTGGTCGTCGAGGGGGCGTACCTCAGCCACCCGGAGCTGACCGCGTCGGCAACCCGCCTCGCCCACCGGCTGCGCTCGCTCGGGGTCGGCCCCGGGGTCGTGGTGGGCGTGCTGGCCGAGCGCTCCCTCGACCTGGTCGTGGCGCTGCGCGCGGTGGTGGCGTCCGGCGGTGCCTACCTCCCGCTCGATCCGGAACACCCGGCCGAGCGCCTGGAGCACATGGTCACCGAGGTGGCGGCGCCGGTGGTCCTCGCCCAGCGCCGGTTCGCCCACCTGCTGCCCGCGGGAGAGGCCACCGTCGTGGACCTCGACGACCCGGACCGCTGGGCCGGGGAGTCCGACCAGCCCCCGGCGCCACTGGCCGGCCCCGCGGACCCCGCGTACGTGATCTTCACCTCCGGCTCCACCGGGCGGCCCAAGGCCGTCGCCACCTCCCACCGGGCCATCCACAACCGGCTCGTCTGGATGGACCGTCGGTTCCCGCTCGCCGCGGACGATGTGGTGCTCCAGAAGACGCCCTTCGGCTTCGATGTGTCGGTGTGGGAGTTCTTCTGGCCGCTGATGACCGGTGCGCGATTGGTCCTGGCCCGCCCCGGCGGCCACCGGGACCCCGGCTACCTGCGCGACCTGATCATGGCCGAGCGGGTGACCACCGTGCACTTCGTCCCCTCCATGCTCCGCGTCTTCCTCGCCCAGCCGGGTGTCGAGGACTGCCGGTCGCTGCGCCGGACCGTGTGCAGCGGGGAAGAGCTGCCGCCACGGCTGGTCAACGACTTCCTCGGCCGGATGCCCGGGGTGCTGCACAACCTCTACGGTCCGACCGAGGCCGCGGTCGACGTCAGCGCCTGGCGGTGCCGGCCGCTGCCGCGGACGGCCGGTACCACGCCGATCGGGCGCCCGATCAGCGGCGTGCGGCTGCATGTGCTCGACTCCACCGGCGAACCGGTCCCGGCCGGTGCTCCGGGAGAGCTCTACATCGGCGGCGTGGCCGTGGCCATCGGCTACCTCAACCAGCCACGGCTCACCGCGGACCGCTTCGTGCCCGACCCGTTCCGCGATGACGGAAGCCGGCTCTACCGCACCGGCGACGCCGCACGCCGGCGCGAGGACGGAGAGCTGGAATACCTGGGCCGGCTGGACGACCAGATGAAGATCCGCGGTCAGCGGGTCGAGCCGGGGGAGATCGAGGCCGTGCTGGAAGGGCACCCGGCGGTGTCGACGGCGGTGGCGGTACTCGTTCCCGACGGCGAGGACCACCGTTTGCAGGCCTACGTGGTGGTGGCGCCCGGAGACGAGGTCGACGCCGCGGAACTGCGCGACCGGGCCGGATCCGTACTGCCGGACCACATGGTTCCCACGCACTTCCGCCGCCTGTCCGCCGTGCCGCTCACCGCCAACGGCAAAGTGGACCGGTCCGTCCTGCGGGCCGGGGACGCCGGGGACCCCCTGCCGTCCGGCGCGCCCCTGCCCGAAGCGGGCGGCGCGGACGGTGACGAGCCGGTGGAGCACGTGCTGAACCGCATCTGGTCCATGGTGCTCAACGTGCCCGGACTCCACCGGGACCAGGACCTGTTCACCTCGGGGGCGCACTCGCTCAACGCGGTCCGCGTGCGGGCCAGGATCGCGGTGGCGCTGCACACCGACATCCCCCTGCGCGCGATGTTCGAGTCCCGGACCGTCGCCGAACTCGCCCGGTCCGTCCGGGCGAGTGCCGACTCCGTCGATGAGGTGGAGCGACGGGCCTCGGCCGTGGCCTCGCTTCCGCCGCTGGGTGACGCCGAGTGGGTGCGTGCGGTGACCGAACTCGATGTCGAGGTGAGGTGA